From Plasmodium malariae genome assembly, chromosome: 8:
ATATGAGTATGGAATtccttatttcttttattttctttatcacTGTTGACATATTCAATTGTATTTTCTGTAATTTCTTGTTTGTTAcctgaatatttttttgtcttcCATTCATTTATGGATATATCCAAAAATGATTCCCTATTTTCAAAGTACACCTCTTTTTTACATTCTTCTAATACCGTCATAAGCGCGAGAACACAcaaatttgttaataattttttttttatatatttatataattcttcataatttcctttttgctgaaattcttctatatttagtggtgataaataatttttattatcttcgTTTTCACATTCTTCTGACATATTCTGCAACTGCTCTGCTAATCCCTTAAACCAATCCTGTTCCAAATACTGTTCTATAATAGTACCATTTTTTGATATCCACTGTTTCCATagatatttttctatttcaaaaaatggaACTTTGGGTTTTTCTCcagatttcttttttatttcttccatTTCATGTATATAAGCTAGTTCTTGCTTCCATTCATTCTTCAAATTATGAAACCAATGctcttttttcaatatttcagaagcatttctatatttttctatcCATTTATTCCATAGAGTATTGAGGCTTTTTATATCGTTggtattttcaatattttctGTTATTAGATGATCATCCGTTAAATTAGCACAGGTTCTATAATCCTTTTGTACTAACGCATCTATACATATTTCTAAGAATTCTTCTTTGTTGTTTTCCCAATCttcatttatacatttttctaGTACTTCCATATGTACTTCTATTATGGTTTTTGATCTGTCTTTTTTTCGCTTTGACAGGTTTACATTATTTGtaagttcatttatttttattttttttatgatttcttCATCTTCATCTATTGAGTATCCTAAATGCTTATCTTTTACaagcttattttttttgttagaAAATGAAGGTACTAGCAATTTCAggaattttatttgttttctttttatctttcttttttttttaaacatcaTCATTAATAAGAactacaaagaaaaaaaaaaaaaaaaagatatatataataaattattatggtaatcaaatatttattatatatttagtttatatttttattttactttaataaaaaaagaaaataaaacgaTAGTAAGAATACTTATTAAAATAGATGATATGCAATTGTTAGGTTTCTTTACCACTTTATCTGtaatatctttttaaatatatatatatattaatacatgtatttattttgaaaatagaaaaataaatagcatTAGTGGTACCTGCAGATGTAGGATGCGTCGAAGGAGCTAGAGAAAGTGAGGTAAAACTTAATGAATCAGTAGATGGAGAAATAATTTCAGGATTAGAAAATGCTCCAGAATCTTTAGGAATTGACGATGGTAATATTGAGTCTTCTTGTTGTGTATGGAGAGAATTAGAATCTGTAGTTTGCTCTGATGATTCAAATTCTGAAGATGCTTCTACTACATTTTCTTTCGTTTTATCTTGGTTAACTGTATGTCCAGATGCTCCTTGTTGAGGGGATATCTCTATAGGTGAATGTTGCACACTTGGAGAATTTTCCACTGGTgataaaatttcattttgaGGTATAGAGTTTTCTGGATCTTTATTATCTCTTTGTGGTTTTTCTGGAACTTTAACTTTTTCTTCAGGTATATTCATATcagaatatatgaatttacTAATTGTTTTAAATGTTTGAGAATTCATTATGTCACAATTGTTTGTTGGATATTGGGATAAAGATATTTTGTTTTCGCATTTGGAACGTAAGAGACTcttcttattattaaaatgatcCTCCCTGCCTTTAATCCACACATTATATTccgtaaatttatttatacaattcGCATCACCattgaaattatatatattactattatttgttttataattatttagtatttccatatattcttcttttttttcgcaGAAATCATCTGCATCATAGAATAATTCTAAAagttctttttcttcattgtTAAAGATCATAAAACATCCACCATGTTGTGTTATCCCTGTAAAGTACTTACTATACCATGTTCTTAATGCTCCTTTCCAAATATATTCTTGATAATGCCTATATGGATCTTtcgaattaattaaataatcaGCCAGATTCTTGCATTTTTctctaaatttttcttttttattttcactttttaaaGAAGAGACTTGAGATATAATATTAGCACCAACTTGTTTAAATTCTTGTtgtaaatacaaatttattgCTGTAAAACCCTGAACAACTGGGTACTATATTTAGAATcattatgaattatataggaattattttttatagtagatatgttataattttataatatatatgcaatttataattaaaattatgcatcttaaaaaataatgaatattaccGAGTTAAAACTATTTTCCATGactataatattattgtgGGTTGCAAATAACAATctgaaagaaaaataaaaaatttatgtctttttgtttttcaataacgtaatttaaattaatatttcttaactaaaagaaattataaaattatcatcTACATAAGActttttatatgatatatttaataatgaatgcattactatttttttttataatctacatatattcattaaccttaaatatataaaaactagATATATACCTAaacttattttaatatttaataaatgttaagtaaatatttttatgaacaatttCATGTTTTCTATATGAAGAGAAAGTCAAGTTGCTAACAATATAAACCTACATATAAGATGCatcatgtaatatataatttattatcaaAGAAAACAGTATTAATATACtgtattttttcctttttttttaatgaagaccaaaaaatataaataaaattgtatgtattaatacaaataatacaccgtattattatgtttgtccgaaaatatataatctaaaaaacaaataattattaatactgttagtatgttttttttttattatattatttttgttatttatttttaatattagttataatttttccataattattttgttaatgcTTTTACGTATTTACTATGTATCTAAAGATGAGAattgataatatataaattatactaaatTTTCGCTATGATACTAGAAACCACATAATTAAATTGTAACTGAcatctaatatatatatatatatatatcacttaTCTAAAATTGAACTATTtgaggtatatatataattccattaagaaattttaaaatagagtaatatatttcatatatatatattctgtaCATGCGTattacttcttttatttatgaatgaaTTCATATTggcaatattttaattaataaaatgaatatttagatatattaaataatgaaagaaAAGTCATCTATTTATTCGaaataagtataattttctggatatttttttaacaaaattaattattctatacatttaaaaaagtagtaaattatattataattttttaatgaataataataataatattatatttccatgtaaatgaattattatactatattaaattatataaaaaatattgaaccccctaattttgtttttgcaATTATTTAGAGATATATTCTAAtgaatatatcaaaaaaataacctttattttttgtttttattttgcataaCTATATGAGAATATCATTTAAACAACAATGACAAATATGTTTtaccataaaaaatgaaaaagttaatatattattttataatacattttaatatatgagtCACTATATGgaattacataaaattttaaatgtattgaGAATATCATAGGTTAATGAaccataatttaaaaatacagttactaattttaatttttcttttgaaacTAGTACACAAGAGTTATAGAATAGTGAGTAcgttaataaataaatgcatattaattataaatttttgtaaataattacTTCCCATACAAAATTAAGTTATTATGTTAATGTTTAATGAGTCTATTACATTAAAGGATAATAgattttattcatttctaATTTCcgaatttatatttatacaaattttttgttttatatatttttttgttttatttccttACTTTATatctcatttattttaaatatattttgattaaTAAGCCTACATGTGGGAATAtacgtaaaaatattttattttttttctagaaattatatttttaaatctttatgtttgaatatattatatgtgtgATACGCATACTACATAAATAACATATGATATTAGATGTATATAAGGTCacataaaacaatatattattttcttaaatatatgaaaaccTACTGGAAGAAATTCAGGTTAATtgctttaaatatttatataacaatatattttttttttcttctttattttattttttataatctaataaatatatgtatattttgtttttttattgttttataaatatatatatagaaatttttttttaaaatatatttctcgttattttgttgtaatatatgaacaaatttattatatattaatgtagtTCACCCTTTAGATTTTATTCAAAGTAatgcaaaaattaataaatattcatattagtTATTAAATATTCCTTCATAATGCCacgaatatattatttatttaaaaaatatttaacaataaaatatatataatgataggtaaatttttcacataaattatactaaCAGAATATCAATGGATATATATGACGAAGTAGAGGATGAagatgaaatatatatacagctAATACaatgttacattttttagtaactttaaataatacaacatatttttttcttattaattatgtataaaagaACAACGCAGTAACTGTTATATATGTTACTAAAAATAGCATTTacgtattaaaatttatagttCATATTATAGAACgcccatatatataataattaatgcCCCTCTAATAATGAATACATcctttaaaataatgtatatgaaaaaatttattttatgatatattttaattttacatacattattttagttgtagatataaatatagaatcGAAACACTCTATAAAAgtaacttatatatatatatgattttaacaaatatgaaataaattttatttgtacttATTACcttaatgtaaaatatttgataatATAGTTATGTTTTAATCTTTTTGATTTACATCTGATGGTAAAGTgttcaatatatttaatataaaattctatGATTTTAACaaagataatttaaaattggtgttcaataatttattacattcacactatttaattaaataagtaCAAATGTTATTACTTATGctcaattatatataaaaggacaagatatatttattattaagaatatttagttaatttaattattaatctGTAAGTTTATTACAGCtattattaatgttaatattttataattattaattcgTCTTTTCTCTTAGATTtccatttatacatataatatggatgggttgtttataaaaagtaatacgCTTTTTGTGTATGGGTgtattaaatgataatataggCACAGGATATCAAATTAGAATTGATGATTTTTCACaatttatatgtatctacttgataaaatataacttttcataaatattttttttttgatttcctatatttttttcttctaccTTTGTAAACTTGTTCAAACGAGTCTTATTACGCTAATGTTTTGTCGTTCTTTTAGATTTATACTCATTTATATGATACTGCTTCtacaatattaatattaaaaaaagttgttataatctttttttttttgtattttctaaaaaaacactttctttaagttttttattactttatgTTATATGCGGAACGATCCTTATTATtgaacatttataaatacgaattttttacaatatagcATGTTATATAACGCCTGTTGTTACGTGAATATTTTAGATTATTTTCAGAATTCAAGCTAGTttattaatcattttttttatctgaaTATTTCGAAatcattatatttgttttttattgaagagtgtaggaaaattaaaatagcATAAGCTAGTAttagaaaatattacatatttctCAATACAGCACTATTACGATATTAATGTCTTGTCAGAGGAGATTGGATATTTTTAGAGATGTGCTTGAAATATTTGAatagaatatttatatttttagataaataatattaaaaatactacaatatatgttaatgttattaaaggatataaacaaatatattaaaatgtagtAGTTCAGAAAGTTCTTGTACCAATGACACGCTATCATCGAATGAGTATTTGACATAAATTATGTGTCATTGATATTCTACAGGTTCACTTAGTTcattagtatattttaaGCTGTTCATGTGTTAGAACCTAGCCATatgatttttattactattatattcatttttaacgTTTTCCatttatgtacaaaaaatatttcctttttatataacacgtacatttatatggatattatataataaataatatttttcaccatatataagcatattatatatattaatttaaaaataaaaatttattaaaattaaagcgaatataaaatgtgttaaaaatataaaaaagggggGATTTTCGGGAATTTTACCTTTGTTGAACAACAAAAGAATAGATTCATTTAAGTTACGGTTGAAACCAAGTAATACAATAAATTCGATAAAAATTGCTTATTTAAATGAAcgcattatttattaatatgttagAATATACGATTttcataaacataaaataatgttatggaaattgtaatttaatattatatttatcttcttttatatgtatgtattaagtattaataatattattaaataaacataaaaatgatataattagAAAAGTATTTAAACActattgttatattataaacaataaagacatgtgacatatatataagggaaaaattaaatattttcctgtaaattaatatatttatatatggtCTCTTTATTTCCAGAATGTAAATAATCTAGATGAATAACTAATTGTTttctaaaataaatagatcaAAAAATACTTAGGATCAAT
This genomic window contains:
- the PmUG01_08057600 gene encoding STP1 protein, coding for MENSFNSYPVVQGFTAINLYLQQEFKQVGANIISQVSSLKSENKKEKFREKCKNLADYLINSKDPYRHYQEYIWKGALRTWYSKYFTGITQHGGCFMIFNNEEKELLELFYDADDFCEKKEEYMEILNNYKTNNSNIYNFNGDANCINKFTEYNVWIKGREDHFNNKKSLLRSKCENKISLSQYPTNNCDIMNSQTFKTISKFIYSDMNIPEEKVKVPEKPQRDNKDPENSIPQNEILSPVENSPSVQHSPIEISPQQGASGHTVNQDKTKENVVEASSEFESSEQTTDSNSLHTQQEDSILPSSIPKDSGAFSNPEIISPSTDSLSFTSLSLAPSTHPTSADKVVKKPNNCISSILISILTIVLFSFFIKFLLMMMFKKKRKIKRKQIKFLKLLVPSFSNKKNKLVKDKHLGYSIDEDEEIIKKIKINELTNNVNLSKRKKDRSKTIIEVHMEVLEKCINEDWENNKEEFLEICIDALVQKDYRTCANLTDDHLITENIENTNDIKSLNTLWNKWIEKYRNASEILKKEHWFHNLKNEWKQELAYIHEMEEIKKKSGEKPKVPFFEIEKYLWKQWISKNGTIIEQYLEQDWFKGLAEQLQNMSEECENEDNKNYLSPLNIEEFQQKGNYEELYKYIKKKLLTNLCVLALMTVLEECKKEVYFENRESFLDISINEWKTKKYSGNKQEITENTIEYVNSDKENKRNKEFHTHIGKDSFRNEIEVWIGEDDLYASSIVNDGTVEESIDIAEKHIS